Proteins encoded by one window of Octopus bimaculoides isolate UCB-OBI-ISO-001 chromosome 4, ASM119413v2, whole genome shotgun sequence:
- the LOC106879664 gene encoding rRNA methyltransferase 3A, mitochondrial, whose product MSNYLQKEPQVLLASTLSNEIQQLHPHYSFEDIDQLIRQSESDESIDDDSETSESDSDETQENKIDLSVEEEMYHKVPLSHNVYHRVSYTGKEIVLVVGNEAHGLSADAKKFAFKHYGQYVSIPLANGVDSLNNVVAASIFMFEIRKQLNSSRQV is encoded by the coding sequence ATGTCAAACTACCTGCAAAAAGAGCCTCAAGTACTATTGGCATCAACTTTGAGTAATGAAATACAGCAATTGCATCCCCATTACAGTTTTGAAGATATTGATCAATTAATCAGACAATCAGAAAGTGATGAGTCAATAGATGATGACTCAGAGACCAGTGAGTCAGACAGTGATGagacacaagaaaacaaaatagacttATCTGTTGAGGAGGAAATGTACCACAAAGTACCACTATCTCACAATGTGTATCACCGGGTTTCTTATACAGGAAAAGAGATTGTTCTTGTAGTTGGCAATGAAGCTCATGGACTAAGTGCTGAtgctaaaaagtttgctttcaaacATTATGGCCAGTATGTATCCATTCCATTGGCTAATGGAGTTGATAGCCTAAATAATGTTGTGGCTGCttctatttttatgtttgaaattCGGAAGCAACTGAATAGTTCTCGCCAAGTATAA